A genomic stretch from Actinomadura rubteroloni includes:
- the eccCa gene encoding type VII secretion protein EccCa — protein sequence MSTVIVRRGERRKPPAMPRGEILLESPPELPELIPQGFQAVLTYLPMLAGSGAMVFMMAGRGGGTMQYVAGGMFAVSMFGMMLGQVGKNSGERKVKLNNERRDYLRYLGQVRRNVRKAAQQQREALEWSSPDPGSLWSLVMSARLWERRPSDDDFGQIRIGTGAQKLAVQLIAPETKPIEDLEPMTAGALRRFMRTHSNVPNLPIAASLRSFSRIVPQGDPEAVYGMIRAMLLQLAAFHSPDDIRIAVCASRERMPWWQWIKWLPHNQHPTETDAAGPVRLMSDSMATLEAMFGPEVKDRPRFQPGLSQDDLPYYVIIMDGGQASYDSQLAADGIEGVCIVDLTGSVAPVHESLMLRLSVRPERVDRLTKDRTGKDVGTRICKPDTVALQQAEALARQLAPLRTSVAAGPEEDALSSATTVTSLLGIENPFQVDPNVMWRPRAPRNRLRVPIGVDTDGRPVHLDIKESAQGGMGPHGLCIGATGSGKSEALRTLVLGLAVTHSSEVLNFVLVDFKGGATFLGMDQLSHVSAVITNLEDELPLVDRMYDALHGEMVRRQEYLRASGNYASLRDYEKAREQGADLKPMPTLFLVLDEFSELLSAKPEFADLFVMIGRLGRSLGVHILLASQRLEEGKLRGLDTHLSYRIGLRTFSAQESRVVLGVPDAYELPSAPGHGYMKFGTESMTRFRAAYVSGPATEDLQPKEKAGARVVRQVVPYIPDYIRPQLIEEQASEQQHEHSDSQASLFDVVVKQLEGHGPPAHEIWLPPLDAPPTLDELLPSLAVFPELGLTTQHEGWRNRLHAVVGIVDKPFDQRRDPLYVDLTAAAGNVGIAGAPQGGKSTMLRTLIASLAMTHTPQQVQFYCLDFGGGTLAALEDLPHVGGVANRLDSDRVRRTVAEVTSLLERREREFAERGVDSMATYRRLRASGEITGDGYGDVFLVVDGWMTLRQDFESLEATLTDLTARGLGYGIHLVATVNKWSEFRMNIRDLWGTKLELRLGDPYESEIDRKLAGNVPEGKPGRGITREGHHFLTALPRLDADADATTLAEGVKKFVGAVAGNWSGPQAPQVRMLPSLLPATSLPAPAETGARIPIGIDEDNLAPVFLDFSTESHFLLIGDTECGKSNLLRGITKGLIDRYTPEQARMIFIDYRRALLDAATTDHRIGYAASSAAAGGLVKDIVGALQARLPPADLTPDQLRDRSWWNGPDLYLIIDDYDLVATSGNPVGQLVELLPQARDIGLHVIVARAFGGAGRAMYDPVLQRIKEMGSPALMMSGNKDEGALFGNLKGHPLPQGRGYLVDRRSGTRLIQTAQYE from the coding sequence GTGAGCACGGTCATCGTCCGGCGCGGCGAGCGGCGCAAGCCGCCCGCGATGCCGCGCGGCGAGATTCTGCTGGAGTCCCCGCCCGAGCTGCCGGAACTGATCCCGCAGGGATTCCAGGCGGTGCTGACGTACCTGCCGATGCTCGCGGGCTCCGGCGCGATGGTGTTCATGATGGCCGGACGCGGCGGCGGCACCATGCAGTACGTCGCCGGCGGGATGTTCGCCGTGTCGATGTTCGGCATGATGCTCGGCCAGGTCGGCAAGAACAGCGGCGAGCGCAAGGTCAAGCTGAACAACGAGCGCCGCGACTACCTGCGGTACCTCGGGCAGGTGCGGCGCAACGTCCGCAAGGCCGCGCAGCAGCAGCGCGAGGCGCTGGAGTGGAGCAGCCCGGACCCGGGGTCGCTGTGGTCGCTCGTGATGAGCGCGCGGCTGTGGGAGCGGCGGCCGTCCGACGACGACTTCGGGCAGATCCGCATCGGGACGGGCGCGCAGAAGCTCGCCGTCCAGCTCATCGCGCCCGAGACCAAGCCGATCGAGGACCTCGAACCGATGACGGCGGGGGCGCTGCGCCGGTTCATGCGGACGCACTCCAACGTCCCGAACCTGCCGATCGCCGCGTCGCTGCGGTCGTTCTCGCGGATCGTCCCGCAGGGCGACCCCGAGGCCGTCTACGGGATGATCCGCGCGATGCTCCTCCAGCTCGCCGCGTTCCACTCGCCCGACGACATCCGCATCGCGGTGTGCGCGTCGCGGGAGCGGATGCCGTGGTGGCAGTGGATCAAGTGGCTGCCGCACAACCAGCACCCGACCGAGACCGACGCGGCCGGGCCGGTGCGCCTGATGAGCGACAGCATGGCGACGCTGGAGGCGATGTTCGGCCCCGAGGTGAAGGACCGGCCGCGCTTCCAGCCGGGCCTGTCGCAGGACGACCTCCCCTACTACGTCATCATCATGGACGGCGGGCAGGCGTCCTATGACTCCCAGCTCGCCGCCGACGGCATCGAGGGCGTCTGCATCGTCGACCTGACCGGGTCGGTCGCGCCGGTGCACGAGTCGCTGATGCTGCGGCTGAGCGTCCGCCCCGAGCGGGTCGACCGGCTCACGAAGGACCGCACCGGCAAGGACGTCGGCACGCGCATCTGCAAGCCCGACACGGTGGCGCTCCAGCAGGCCGAGGCGCTCGCCCGGCAGCTCGCGCCGCTGCGCACGAGCGTCGCCGCGGGCCCGGAGGAGGACGCGCTGTCCTCGGCGACCACGGTCACCTCGCTGCTCGGCATCGAGAACCCGTTCCAGGTCGACCCGAACGTCATGTGGCGTCCGCGGGCGCCGCGCAACCGGCTCCGCGTGCCGATCGGCGTCGACACCGACGGACGGCCCGTCCACCTCGACATCAAGGAGTCCGCGCAGGGCGGCATGGGGCCGCACGGCCTGTGCATCGGCGCGACCGGATCCGGCAAGTCCGAGGCGCTCCGCACGCTGGTGCTCGGGCTCGCCGTCACGCACTCGTCGGAAGTGCTGAACTTCGTTCTCGTCGACTTCAAGGGCGGCGCGACGTTCCTCGGGATGGACCAGCTCTCGCACGTGTCCGCGGTCATCACCAACCTGGAGGACGAGCTCCCGCTGGTGGACCGCATGTACGACGCGCTGCACGGCGAGATGGTCCGCCGCCAGGAGTACCTGCGCGCGTCCGGGAACTACGCCTCGCTGCGCGACTACGAGAAGGCGCGCGAGCAGGGCGCCGACCTCAAGCCGATGCCGACCCTGTTCCTCGTGCTGGACGAGTTCTCCGAGCTGCTGTCGGCCAAGCCGGAGTTCGCCGACCTGTTCGTCATGATCGGCCGGCTGGGCCGGTCGCTCGGCGTCCACATCCTGCTGGCCTCGCAGCGCCTGGAGGAGGGCAAGCTGCGCGGCCTGGACACGCACCTGTCCTACCGGATCGGCCTGCGGACGTTCTCCGCGCAGGAGTCCCGCGTGGTGCTCGGCGTCCCCGACGCCTACGAGCTGCCGTCCGCGCCCGGGCACGGCTACATGAAGTTCGGCACCGAGTCGATGACGCGCTTCCGCGCCGCGTACGTCTCCGGCCCGGCGACCGAGGACCTGCAGCCCAAGGAGAAGGCGGGCGCACGGGTGGTCCGGCAGGTCGTCCCGTACATCCCCGACTACATCCGGCCCCAGCTCATCGAGGAGCAGGCGTCCGAACAGCAGCACGAGCACTCCGACTCGCAGGCGTCCCTGTTCGACGTGGTCGTGAAGCAACTGGAGGGGCACGGGCCTCCCGCGCACGAGATCTGGCTTCCCCCACTGGACGCGCCTCCCACCCTGGACGAGTTGCTGCCCTCGCTCGCCGTCTTCCCCGAACTGGGCCTCACGACTCAGCATGAGGGCTGGCGCAACCGGCTGCACGCCGTCGTCGGAATTGTGGATAAGCCCTTCGACCAGCGCCGCGACCCCCTGTACGTCGACCTCACCGCGGCGGCCGGGAACGTCGGCATCGCGGGCGCCCCGCAGGGCGGCAAGTCCACGATGCTCCGCACGCTGATCGCGTCGCTGGCGATGACGCACACTCCGCAGCAGGTGCAGTTCTACTGCCTGGACTTCGGCGGCGGCACGCTCGCCGCCCTGGAGGACCTGCCGCACGTCGGCGGCGTCGCGAACCGGCTCGACTCCGACCGCGTCCGCCGCACCGTCGCCGAGGTCACCTCGCTGCTGGAGCGCCGCGAGCGCGAGTTCGCCGAGCGCGGCGTCGACTCGATGGCGACCTACCGGCGACTGCGGGCGTCCGGCGAGATCACCGGGGACGGCTACGGCGACGTGTTCCTCGTCGTGGACGGCTGGATGACGCTCCGCCAGGACTTCGAGAGCCTGGAGGCGACCCTCACCGACCTCACCGCGCGCGGCCTCGGCTACGGCATCCACCTCGTCGCGACCGTGAACAAATGGTCGGAATTCCGGATGAACATCCGCGACCTGTGGGGGACGAAGCTGGAACTGCGCCTCGGCGACCCCTACGAGTCCGAGATCGACCGCAAGCTCGCGGGCAACGTCCCCGAGGGCAAGCCGGGACGCGGCATCACCCGCGAGGGCCACCACTTCCTCACCGCGCTTCCCCGGCTGGACGCCGACGCCGACGCGACGACGCTCGCCGAGGGCGTCAAGAAGTTCGTCGGCGCGGTCGCGGGGAACTGGAGCGGCCCGCAGGCGCCGCAGGTGCGGATGCTGCCGTCGCTGCTGCCCGCCACGTCCCTGCCGGCCCCGGCCGAGACGGGCGCGCGCATCCCGATCGGGATCGACGAGGACAACCTCGCGCCGGTCTTCCTGGACTTCTCCACCGAGTCGCACTTCCTGCTCATCGGCGACACCGAGTGCGGCAAGTCCAACCTGCTGCGCGGCATCACCAAGGGCCTCATCGACCGGTACACGCCCGAGCAGGCCCGGATGATCTTCATCGACTACCGGCGGGCGCTGCTCGACGCGGCCACCACCGACCACCGCATCGGGTACGCGGCGTCGTCGGCGGCGGCGGGCGGGCTGGTGAAGGACATCGTCGGGGCGCTGCAGGCGCGGCTCCCCCCGGCCGACCTCACGCCCGACCAGCTCCGCGACCGGTCCTGGTGGAACGGCCCCGACCTGTATCTGATCATCGACGACTACGACCTGGTCGCGACGTCCGGGAACCCGGTGGGGCAGCTCGTGGAGCTGCTGCCGCAGGCCCGCGACATCGGCCTCCACGTCATCGTCGCGCGCGCGTTCGGCGGCGCCGGACGCGCGATGTACGACCCGGTCCTCCAGCGCATCAAGGAGATGGGCTCCCCCGCGCTGATGATGTCCGGCAACAAGGACGAGGGCGCGCTGTTCGGCAATCTCAAGGGGCATCCGCTGCCGCAGGGCCGCGGTTACCTCGTCGACCGTCGTTCCGGCACCCGGCTCATCCAGACCGCCCAGTACGAGTGA
- a CDS encoding YbaB/EbfC family nucleoid-associated protein, with translation MSGNELDRILTETRRTLESLRGGMAAPPPEAPDVEGVGEAADGRVKVTAGTGGRLKSVTLDPRALRMASHELGEAFVAAANAALDDLRSQAASAAGDVVDTAALGTRGEEIQNESVRQMQQITQALNDAVAKFNQR, from the coding sequence ATGTCCGGTAATGAGCTAGACCGGATTCTCACCGAGACGCGCCGGACCTTGGAGTCCCTGCGCGGCGGCATGGCCGCGCCGCCGCCCGAGGCGCCCGATGTCGAGGGCGTGGGCGAAGCCGCCGACGGCCGCGTGAAGGTCACCGCCGGGACGGGCGGACGCCTGAAGTCGGTGACGCTCGACCCCCGCGCGCTCCGCATGGCCTCCCACGAACTCGGCGAGGCGTTCGTCGCCGCCGCCAACGCCGCGCTGGACGACCTGCGCTCGCAGGCCGCGAGCGCAGCCGGCGACGTCGTCGACACCGCCGCCCTCGGCACCCGCGGCGAAGAGATCCAGAACGAGAGCGTCCGCCAGATGCAGCAGATCACCCAGGCGCTCAACGACGCGGTCGCCAAGTTCAATCAGCGCTGA
- a CDS encoding YbaB/EbfC family nucleoid-associated protein, with amino-acid sequence MEAPEDQARKMQADADERIRQYQDLRRDVESMHITAKSADKSVTVTVAPGGAVTDLQLSQQAMRHGPGNLAALIMSTMAEAGAEAARQMAERVSTLTGPKIDVMGLVQARLPELDPLDGKPGGKDARS; translated from the coding sequence ATGGAAGCACCGGAGGACCAGGCCCGGAAGATGCAGGCAGATGCGGACGAACGGATTCGTCAATACCAGGACCTGCGCCGAGACGTTGAGTCGATGCACATCACGGCCAAGTCGGCCGACAAGTCCGTCACGGTGACGGTCGCGCCCGGTGGCGCGGTGACCGACCTCCAGCTCTCTCAGCAGGCGATGCGGCACGGGCCGGGCAACCTCGCGGCGCTGATCATGTCCACGATGGCCGAGGCCGGCGCCGAGGCGGCCCGCCAGATGGCCGAGCGCGTCTCGACGCTGACCGGGCCGAAGATCGACGTGATGGGCCTGGTGCAGGCCCGGCTCCCCGAACTCGATCCGCTCGACGGAAAGCCCGGCGGAAAGGACGCGCGCTCATGA
- a CDS encoding type VII secretion target: protein MTGPGDELSVDPAKLTALGKDLGKARAVAAAQKGNASNGAYTDISGHTWGLVGIGFSSHYDELKGHIIEHLGLMEKFLEQAERNMNATAENYKNAEHNNISAIHRVGKKKG, encoded by the coding sequence ATGACCGGACCGGGAGACGAACTCTCCGTCGATCCCGCCAAGCTCACGGCCCTCGGCAAGGACCTGGGCAAGGCACGGGCCGTCGCGGCGGCCCAGAAGGGCAACGCCTCCAACGGCGCTTACACCGATATCTCGGGTCACACGTGGGGCCTGGTCGGGATCGGCTTCTCGTCCCATTACGACGAACTCAAGGGCCACATCATCGAACATCTCGGCCTCATGGAGAAGTTCCTCGAGCAGGCCGAGCGGAACATGAACGCCACGGCCGAGAACTACAAGAACGCCGAGCACAACAATATTTCGGCCATCCACAGAGTCGGAAAGAAAAAGGGCTGA
- a CDS encoding WXG100 family type VII secretion target, with amino-acid sequence MGLTENPGSFNYNPGNWNATKAVDGNAPIWSQGHKAFNHAGDGDFGSVAGDIADLGMTGLAIWADPLNALISAGLGFLIDWCEPLKSAITWVTGNAGAIEDYRKNWKEIQDKLVSMSNDLQTSLSGNLGSWKGTAGDAARKRLGEFQEGVQRTIGEVGDVMSTLALSGGLMDAALDVVKGILSEFVEWLILTWLAAQAAAVPTLGASEAAAAGATAGEAAIATSRAMSVIQKVTRIFKKLMEIMAKVRASVAKIGAKAYRPLAYEARHAGSLGKLPKMDGLREAARAASGKGIRDFPGQVKPQSPRDVLEDVAPLIIKGGGGGAQAAQDGNPIEVPSSEEINRLLNPNA; translated from the coding sequence ATGGGCCTCACGGAAAACCCGGGGAGCTTCAACTATAATCCAGGGAACTGGAACGCCACCAAGGCCGTTGACGGCAACGCGCCGATCTGGTCGCAGGGGCACAAGGCGTTCAACCACGCCGGTGACGGCGATTTCGGCTCGGTGGCCGGCGACATAGCCGATCTGGGCATGACGGGTCTCGCTATCTGGGCGGATCCGTTGAACGCGCTCATCTCGGCGGGCCTGGGATTCCTGATCGACTGGTGCGAGCCGCTCAAGTCCGCGATCACCTGGGTGACGGGCAACGCCGGGGCGATCGAGGACTACCGCAAGAACTGGAAGGAGATCCAGGACAAGCTCGTCTCGATGTCCAACGATCTGCAGACCTCCCTCTCCGGGAACCTGGGTTCATGGAAGGGAACGGCGGGCGACGCCGCCCGCAAGCGGCTCGGCGAATTCCAGGAAGGCGTCCAGCGCACGATCGGCGAGGTCGGCGACGTCATGAGCACGCTCGCGCTCAGCGGCGGCCTCATGGACGCCGCGCTGGACGTGGTGAAGGGCATCCTGTCGGAGTTCGTCGAGTGGCTCATCCTGACCTGGCTCGCCGCCCAGGCCGCCGCGGTCCCGACCCTGGGCGCCTCGGAGGCGGCGGCGGCCGGCGCCACCGCGGGCGAGGCGGCGATCGCCACGTCCCGGGCGATGTCCGTCATCCAGAAGGTCACACGAATCTTCAAGAAGCTGATGGAGATCATGGCGAAGGTCCGGGCGTCCGTCGCCAAGATCGGCGCCAAGGCGTACCGGCCCCTCGCCTACGAGGCCAGGCATGCGGGTTCGCTGGGGAAGCTCCCCAAAATGGACGGTCTCCGGGAGGCCGCCAGAGCCGCCAGCGGCAAGGGCATTCGAGACTTCCCGGGCCAGGTGAAACCCCAAAGCCCCCGCGACGTCCTTGAGGACGTCGCGCCCCTGATCATCAAGGGCGGGGGTGGTGGGGCACAGGCGGCACAGGACGGCAATCCCATCGAAGTCCCGTCCAGCGAGGAAATCAACCGCCTTCTAAATCCCAATGCCTGA
- a CDS encoding WXG100 family type VII secretion target, translated as MGQAFSTSHGAMQQAESMFEAKHKEMVKVLDDLESDLKNGLAKWEDAARDAYFEARDAWERIAREQAATVKEFAAVVGFSRGNYQTADKVNTEMWA; from the coding sequence ATGGGTCAGGCGTTCAGCACCAGCCACGGCGCGATGCAGCAGGCCGAGTCCATGTTCGAGGCCAAGCACAAGGAGATGGTGAAGGTGCTGGACGACCTTGAATCAGACCTCAAGAACGGGCTGGCCAAGTGGGAGGACGCCGCACGGGACGCGTACTTCGAGGCCAGGGACGCCTGGGAACGGATCGCGCGTGAGCAGGCCGCGACCGTGAAGGAGTTCGCGGCGGTGGTCGGGTTCTCTCGCGGCAACTATCAGACCGCCGACAAGGTGAACACCGAGATGTGGGCCTGA
- the eccD gene encoding type VII secretion integral membrane protein EccD, whose translation MSAPPGADLCRITLVGPKRRVDIALPADATFAELYPTMLHYAGQNLADAGLTHGGWVIQKLDEAPFDPSSTPARAGIRDGDLLYLRPRMAQLPDLAFDDVPDVVATAVNDRPDRWRQETARRFALGWGVGGLIAGVLVLGLTQPSWKTAAAAAVVALLLLGGAVALSRALGDAAAGIWLGYAALPYAFIAGLYAPADDDTPANLLNLFHGFEAVNYIAGFGAVVLVATIAGFAIADALPVFYGVAVAALLGTLDSLIPLGFDTDAAGVAAITVVIALALTPLLSGAAMRMARVTLPPVPNSAEDLRRDTLMVDGRQVLKDTVRADRFVTGGVAATGLVAIGAFLPIAFHSGWAAPVTAAVLAFILLLRGGRFFTGRAQKLWLLIPGAFGLALLAVSGPFRSDDAAVVLATALLPILVVSGIVVGVGMWLPNNRPSPFWGRAGQIIEIALVVASVPLALGVAGVLDYVRTVVG comes from the coding sequence GTGAGCGCGCCCCCTGGAGCCGACCTCTGCCGGATCACGCTCGTCGGACCGAAACGCCGGGTCGACATCGCGCTGCCCGCCGACGCGACGTTCGCCGAGCTGTACCCCACGATGCTGCACTACGCCGGGCAGAACCTCGCCGACGCGGGGCTCACCCACGGCGGCTGGGTCATCCAGAAGCTGGACGAGGCGCCGTTCGACCCGTCGTCCACCCCGGCCCGCGCCGGGATCCGCGACGGCGACCTGCTCTACCTCAGGCCGCGCATGGCGCAGCTCCCCGACCTGGCGTTCGATGACGTCCCCGACGTCGTCGCGACGGCCGTCAACGACCGTCCCGACCGGTGGCGCCAGGAGACCGCGCGCCGGTTCGCGCTCGGCTGGGGCGTCGGCGGCCTGATCGCGGGCGTGCTCGTCCTCGGGCTCACGCAGCCGTCCTGGAAGACGGCCGCGGCCGCGGCGGTCGTCGCGCTGCTGCTGCTCGGCGGCGCGGTCGCCCTGTCGCGCGCGCTCGGCGACGCGGCCGCCGGGATCTGGCTCGGCTACGCGGCGCTGCCGTACGCGTTCATCGCCGGCCTCTACGCCCCCGCCGACGACGACACGCCCGCCAACCTGCTGAACCTGTTCCACGGGTTCGAGGCGGTGAACTACATCGCGGGCTTCGGCGCGGTCGTCCTCGTCGCGACGATCGCCGGGTTCGCCATCGCCGACGCGCTGCCCGTCTTCTACGGCGTCGCGGTCGCCGCGCTGCTCGGCACCCTCGACAGCCTCATCCCGCTCGGCTTCGACACCGACGCGGCGGGCGTCGCGGCGATCACCGTCGTCATCGCGCTCGCGCTGACCCCGCTGCTGTCGGGCGCCGCGATGCGGATGGCGCGCGTGACGCTCCCGCCCGTCCCGAACAGCGCGGAGGACCTGCGCCGCGACACGCTGATGGTGGACGGCCGCCAGGTGCTGAAGGACACCGTCCGCGCCGACCGGTTCGTCACCGGCGGCGTCGCCGCGACCGGGCTCGTCGCGATCGGCGCGTTCCTGCCGATCGCGTTCCACTCCGGCTGGGCCGCGCCGGTCACCGCCGCCGTGCTCGCGTTCATCCTGCTGCTGCGCGGCGGACGGTTCTTCACCGGACGCGCCCAGAAGCTCTGGCTCCTCATCCCCGGCGCGTTCGGCCTCGCGCTCCTCGCGGTGAGCGGCCCGTTCCGCAGCGACGACGCGGCGGTCGTCCTCGCGACGGCGCTGCTGCCGATCCTCGTCGTGTCCGGGATCGTCGTCGGCGTCGGGATGTGGCTGCCGAACAACCGGCCGAGCCCGTTCTGGGGACGCGCCGGTCAGATCATCGAGATCGCGCTGGTCGTGGCGTCGGTGCCGCTCGCGCTCGGCGTCGCGGGCGTCCTCGACTACGTCCGCACGGTCGTCGGCTGA
- the eccB gene encoding type VII secretion protein EccB: MQTKRDLLQAHRLMTHRASQALIFGEPDNPEQPLRRLNVGTFAGVMVGVLVAAGFGIAGLLLGGGTKGITDGGVLLIEKETGSRYVWCKSAGTKDGKALCPVANYASARLAVAGSSGDVNQKSVSAKTLSKFPRGPMIGIPGAPDTVPDKKRLVGGPWSVCVRQVDQGGVTRPVVSLVGGRNVGGRTLDASTGVVVSAGATGNWLIWNNQRMKMSPAGMTVLQASAATPVSGAFVNALPAGPDFAAPTIPGFGRPATLAGGLRGTIGQVYVVSSGAGGGAQPYVLLADGVAPISRVQAALIQSSAAYRMKHDMPLEAALVTSNRSAQKLMDGRLPQDTIKAATFNATDSLCVVYPDASKGGDRAKLTIGGATDLPAPTGRSTTGTGVDNVVLPPGSAVLAGVLPAGGSVSAINSYSFVSDDGRRYPLKSPDTAKALGYSISADQNDSVPVPANLLNMVPQGPVLDPQKALLPVSGTTTG; this comes from the coding sequence ATGCAGACGAAACGGGACCTGCTCCAGGCGCACCGGCTGATGACGCACCGCGCGTCGCAGGCGCTGATCTTCGGCGAGCCCGACAACCCCGAGCAGCCGCTGCGGCGCCTCAACGTCGGCACGTTCGCCGGGGTGATGGTCGGCGTGCTCGTCGCGGCCGGGTTCGGCATCGCCGGGCTGCTGCTCGGCGGCGGGACGAAGGGGATCACCGACGGCGGCGTCCTGCTCATCGAGAAGGAGACCGGCAGCCGCTACGTGTGGTGCAAGTCCGCCGGGACGAAGGACGGCAAGGCGCTCTGCCCCGTCGCGAACTACGCCTCCGCGCGGCTCGCCGTCGCCGGAAGCTCGGGCGACGTGAACCAGAAGTCGGTGTCGGCCAAGACGCTCTCGAAGTTCCCGCGCGGCCCGATGATCGGCATTCCGGGCGCGCCGGACACCGTCCCGGACAAGAAGCGCCTGGTCGGCGGGCCGTGGTCGGTGTGCGTCCGCCAGGTGGACCAGGGCGGCGTGACCAGGCCCGTCGTGTCGCTGGTCGGCGGGCGGAACGTCGGCGGACGGACGCTCGACGCGTCCACCGGCGTCGTCGTCAGCGCCGGAGCCACCGGCAACTGGCTGATCTGGAACAACCAGCGGATGAAGATGTCGCCCGCCGGGATGACCGTGCTGCAGGCGTCGGCGGCGACGCCCGTGTCCGGCGCGTTCGTCAACGCGCTGCCCGCCGGGCCGGACTTCGCGGCGCCGACGATCCCGGGCTTCGGCCGTCCGGCCACCCTCGCCGGCGGCCTGCGCGGGACGATCGGGCAGGTGTACGTCGTGTCGAGCGGCGCGGGCGGCGGCGCGCAGCCGTACGTGCTCCTCGCGGACGGCGTCGCGCCGATCTCCCGGGTGCAGGCCGCGCTGATCCAGTCGTCGGCGGCGTACCGCATGAAGCACGACATGCCGCTGGAGGCCGCGCTCGTGACGAGCAACCGCTCCGCGCAGAAGCTCATGGACGGCCGACTGCCGCAGGACACGATCAAGGCCGCGACGTTCAACGCGACCGACTCGCTGTGCGTCGTGTACCCGGACGCGTCCAAGGGCGGCGACCGCGCGAAGCTGACGATCGGCGGCGCCACCGACCTGCCCGCCCCGACCGGCCGCTCGACCACCGGGACGGGCGTGGACAACGTCGTCCTGCCGCCGGGCAGCGCCGTTCTCGCGGGCGTCCTGCCCGCCGGGGGATCGGTGTCGGCGATCAACAGTTACTCGTTCGTCTCCGACGACGGACGCCGTTATCCGCTGAAGTCCCCGGACACGGCGAAGGCGCTCGGTTACTCGATCTCGGCGGACCAGAACGACTCGGTGCCCGTCCCCGCGAATCTGCTGAACATGGTGCCGCAGGGGCCCGTCCTCGATCCGCAGAAGGCGTTGCTGCCGGTGAGCGGAACGACGACCGGATGA
- a CDS encoding WXG100 family type VII secretion target produces MSQAFSTDYQAMQQAEQMFQAKHRQMVELLDALESDLQSGLARWEDDARDAYFEARAKWDKAARDQAKSIDEFAKSVGTARTNYQSAERSNVDQWS; encoded by the coding sequence GTGAGTCAGGCGTTCAGCACGGACTATCAGGCGATGCAGCAGGCCGAACAGATGTTCCAGGCCAAGCACCGCCAGATGGTGGAGCTGCTCGACGCGCTGGAGTCCGACCTCCAGAGCGGCCTCGCCCGCTGGGAGGACGACGCGCGCGACGCCTACTTCGAGGCCCGCGCCAAGTGGGATAAAGCAGCCCGTGACCAGGCGAAATCCATCGACGAGTTCGCCAAGTCGGTGGGCACCGCCCGGACCAACTACCAGAGCGCCGAGCGCTCGAACGTGGACCAGTGGAGCTGA
- a CDS encoding WXG100 family type VII secretion target, with product MSQKSSVDRAEMAQAAQRVESAAQDLRKIQGDLGQEHAQLSGRWVGDAGSAFTKVFNEFDGELGKVLEVLNQLHEKLVQTKINYEASEQQQTEAVNRIAGLLNG from the coding sequence ATGAGTCAGAAGTCTTCGGTCGACAGAGCGGAAATGGCCCAGGCGGCCCAGCGCGTCGAGTCCGCCGCGCAGGACCTTCGCAAGATCCAGGGCGACCTCGGCCAGGAGCACGCCCAGCTCTCCGGCCGCTGGGTCGGCGACGCCGGCAGCGCCTTCACCAAGGTCTTCAACGAGTTCGACGGTGAGCTGGGCAAGGTGCTGGAGGTCCTCAACCAGCTCCACGAGAAGCTCGTCCAGACCAAGATCAACTATGAGGCCAGCGAGCAGCAGCAGACCGAGGCCGTGAACCGCATCGCCGGTCTGCTGAACGGCTGA
- a CDS encoding WXG100 family type VII secretion target, protein MSYSSMDFGAMQQAYAAFQQKYNQMQSELDDLEKSVENKLGQWEDDAKSAYFDAKRQWEASAADIGRIMQQLGAVINSSSETGQHTVKSNVNLISG, encoded by the coding sequence ATGAGCTACAGCTCCATGGACTTCGGCGCGATGCAGCAGGCGTACGCGGCCTTCCAGCAGAAGTACAACCAGATGCAGTCCGAGCTGGACGACCTCGAGAAGTCGGTCGAGAACAAGCTCGGGCAGTGGGAGGACGACGCCAAGAGCGCCTACTTCGACGCCAAGCGTCAGTGGGAGGCGTCCGCCGCCGACATCGGCCGCATCATGCAGCAGCTCGGCGCGGTCATCAACTCCTCGAGCGAGACCGGACAGCACACGGTCAAGTCCAACGTCAACCTGATCAGCGGCTGA